A single window of Vigna radiata var. radiata cultivar VC1973A chromosome 4, Vradiata_ver6, whole genome shotgun sequence DNA harbors:
- the LOC106759025 gene encoding UDP-glycosyltransferase 74G1-like has product MEKKSIANKVHCLVLAYPAQGHVNPMHDFSKLLQQQGAKVTFVTTLYFSKKLQNVPTCISLQTISDGFDNGGSDEAGSFKAYVERFWQVGPKSLADLLQKLHRSGDPVHCLIYDALFPWSLDVAKRFQIAGVSFLTQNMFVNTIYDHVQHGKLQVPITQNQISLPFLPKLQHNDMPSFFFPTDDTYPTLLHVLVGQFSNIHEADWILCNSFYHMEKQVIDSTKKIWSNLRTIGPCITSMLLKKTLGNDEDEGGATQFNNEECMKWLNGKPKESVVYVSFGSMAELKEEQIKEIAYGLRDSESYFVWTMRASAENKLPKDFEKRSEKGLVVGWCSQVKVLGHEAIGCFVTHCGWNSTLEGLSLGVPMVAVPCWSEQFSNAKLVQDVWKIGIRAQADDKQIVRREMLKHCILEIMNSERGKEVKSNVMEFKALAEHAVSEEGTSHKNTLEFLNSLAASTQKHH; this is encoded by the exons atggagaagaaaagCATAGCGAATAAGGTGCACTGTCTGGTCTTAGCATATCCGGCTCAAGGCCACGTTAACCCCATGCATGACTTCTCCAAGCTCTTGCAGCAACAAGGTGCGAAAGTGACCTTCGTCACCACCCTTTACTTCAGCAAAAAGTTGCAGAACGTACCCACTTGTATTTCACTCCAAACCATTTCTGATGGGTTTGACAATGGGGGGTCGGATGAAGCAGGTAGCTTCAAAGCCTACGTTGAACGTTTCTGGCAAGTGGGGCCAAAGAGTCTGGCCGACCTTCTTCAGAAACTTCACAGATCAGGTGACCCTGTTCATTGTCTTATTTATGATGCACTCTTCCCTTGGTCTCTGGATGTTGCAAAGAGATTTCAGATTGCAGGGGTTTCTTTTCTCACTCAAAACATGTTTGTTAATACTATATACGACCATGTTCAGCATGGGAAGCTGCAAGTTCCCATCACACAAAATCagatttctcttcctttcttgcCCAAACTTCAACATAACGACATgccctccttcttcttccctacAGATGACACTTATCCAACTTTGCTTCATGTGTTAGTTGGTCAGTTTTCCAACATCCACGAAGCTGATTGGATTCTCTGCAATTCATTCTACCACATGGAAAAACAG GTAATTGATTCGACGAAGAAGATCTGGTCCAATCTCAGGACCATTGGGCCATGCATAACATCCATGTTATTAAAGAAGACACTAGGAAACGATGAAGATGAGGGTGGTGCTACACAATTTAACAACGAAGAATGCATGAAATGGTTAAATGGTAAGCCAAAAGAATCTGttgtttatgtttcttttgGGTCTATGGCAGAACTGAAGGAAGAGCAAATAAAGGAAATAGCTTATGGTTTGAGGGACAGTGAAAGTTACTTTGTGTGGACGATGAGGGCCTCGGCAGAAAATAAGCTgccaaaagattttgaaaagaggTCAGAGAAGGGTTTAGTTGTAGGGTGGTGCTCCCAGGTAAAGGTATTAGGTCATGAGGCTATAGGCTGTTTTGTGACGCATTGTGGTTGGAACTCCACGTTAGAAGGCTTGAGTTTAGGAGTTCCAATGGTTGCAGTCCCATGTTGGTCTGAACAGTTCTCAAATGCTAAGCTAGTTCAAGACGTGTGGAAGATTGGAATCAGAGCTCAAGCTGATGACAAGCAGATTGTGAGAAGAGAAATGCTGAAACATTGCATACTGGAAATAATGAACTCTGAGAGAGGCAAAGAGGTCAAAAGCAATGTCATGGAATTCAAGGCTTTGGCTGAACATGCTGTCAGTGAGGAAGGAACATCTCATAAAAACACTCTTGAATTTCTCAATAGCTTAGCTGCTTCGACTCAGAAGCATCATTGA
- the LOC106758434 gene encoding elongation factor-like GTPase 1 gives MDAEHLESSVISGFQLATSAGPLCEEPMWGLAFVVEARISPFSGHGDESETPQQSEQYGIFAGQVIATVKDACRAAMLQNKPRLVEAMYFCELNTPTEYLGPMYAVLSRRRARILKEETQGRQPCLAATSTVKGHLSNIDDSLSVRNLQASHYV, from the coding sequence ATGGATGCTGAACATCTTGAGAGTAGTGTAATATCTGGGTTCCAACTGGCCACTTCAGCCGGACCCTTGTGCGAGGAACCTATGTGGGGTTTGGCATTTGTTGTTGAGGCTCGCATATCTCCATTTTCAGGGCATGGTGATGAATCTGAAACGCCCCAGCAATCTGAGCAGTATGGCATCTTTGCAGGGCAGGTAATAGCAACTGTCAAAGATGCATGTAGAGCAGCTATGCTTCAGAATAAGCCACGGCTTGTAGAAGCAATGTACTTCTGTGAATTGAATACACCTACTGAATATTTGGGTCCTATGTATGCTGTACTTTCCCGAAGAAGGGCCCGAATTTTGAAGGAAGAGACACAAGGAAGACAACCATGCCTTGCTGCAACTTCTACTGTTAAAGGACACCTTTCTAATATTGACGATAGCCTTTCTGTCCGAAACTTACAGGCAAGTCACTATGTGTAA
- the LOC106758435 gene encoding WAT1-related protein At3g30340-like, producing MYFHRKGHTIPCHHYESKAKVLGTFVCTGGALMLILYKGMPLIKQEQERIADKGTTTASASKIKKWIIGSLLLTAGCGLWSSWFLIQARISRKYPCQYSSTALLSFFAAIQSAILTLLIDRSKTKWILRGKLEILIVAYSISIHILYPKSQHLEMVVEGLVGSGLCYVAMSWCVKQRGPVFTSAFTPLLQMFVAVLGFSIIQEEIYMESVAGSVLVISGTYILLWGKSKEEEQNAMNDSQEDEECMNNFEDNPNVASKPRLKGEQGLSELQEKQLAIEADKILKTFMQERMLRNLASVPIL from the exons ATGTACTTCCACAGAAAAGGTCATACTATACCATGCCATCATTATGAAAGCAAAGCTAAGGTTTTGGGAACTTTTGTGTGTACTGGTGGAGCTTTGATGTTGATCCTTTACAAAGGAATGCCCTTAATCAAGCAAGAACAAGAGCGCATTGCAGACAAAGGCACAACAACAGCATCAGCTTCCAAGATAAAGAAATGGATAATAGGTTCACTGCTTCTGACTGCAGGATGTGGCTTGTGGTCTTCATGGTTTCTAATACAAGCAAGGATTAGCAGAAAGTATCCATGTCAATACTCTAGCACAGCCCTTTTGTCCTTTTTTGCTGCCATTCAATCAGCAATTTTAACTTTGCTTATTGACAGAAGTAAGACCAAATGGATTCTCAGAGGAAAATTAGAGATTCTCATTGTTGCATATTCTATAAGTATACATATCCTTTATCCAAAAAGTCAACATTTAGAAATGGTTGTGGAA GGACTGGTTGGATCAGGCTTGTGCTATGTGGCAATGTCATGGTGTGTGAAACAAAGGGGTCCAGTTTTCACTTCAGCATTCACCCCTCTTCTGCAGATGTTTGTGGCAGTGCTTGGTTTCTCTATAATACAagaggaaatttatatggaaAG TGTTGCAGGATCAGTGTTGGTTATTTCTGGCACTTATATTTTACTTTGGGGTAAAAGTAAAGAGGAAGAACAAAATGCCATGAATGATAgtcaagaagatgaagaatgtATGAACAATTTTGAGGACAATCCAAATGTAGCCTCTAAGCCAAGGCTTAAAGGGGAACAAGGATTATCTGAATTACAAGAGAAGCAGTTGGCCATTGAAGCTGATAAAATTCTCAAGACTTTCATGCAGGAGAGAATGTTAAGAAATTTAGCTTCAGtaccaattttataa
- the LOC106758152 gene encoding UDP-glycosyltransferase 74G1 — protein sequence MEKKSIANKVHCLVLAYPAPGHVNPMHDFSKILQEQGAKVTFVTTISFFKMHNLPTSISLQTISDGFDNGGLDEAGSFKAYFERFRQVGPKSLADLLQKLHRSGDPVHCLIYDSLFSWSLDVAKRFQIAGASFLTQNMSVNTIYDHVQHGKLQVPITQSQISLPFLPKLQHNDMPSFFFPTDDTYPTLLHALVGQFSNIHEADWILCNSFYHMEKQVIDSTKKILSNLRTIGPCITSMLLKKTLGNDEDEGGATQFSNEECMKWLNGKPKESVVYVSFGSMAELKEEQIKEIAYGLRDSESYFVWTMRASAENKLPKDFEKRSEKGLVVGWCSQVKVLGHEAIGCFVTHCGWNSTLEGLSLGVPMVAVPFWSEQFSNAKLVQDVWKIGIRAQADDKQIVRREVLKHCILEIMNTERGKEVKSNVMEFKALAEHAVSEEGTSHKNTLEFLNSLAASAQKQH from the exons ATGGAGAAGAAAAGCATAGCAAATAAGGTGCACTGTTTGGTCTTAGCATATCCAGCTCCTGGCCACGTTAACCCCATGCATGACTTCTCCAAGATCTTGCAGGAACAAGGTGCGAAAGTGACCTTCGTCACCACCATTTCCTTCTTCAAAATGCACAACCTACCCACTTCTATTTCACTCCAAACCATCTCTGATGGGTTTGACAATGGAGGGTTGGATGAAGCAGGTAGCTTCAAAGCCTATTTTGAACGTTTCAGGCAAGTGGGGCCAAAGAGTCTGGCCGACCTTCTTCAGAAACTTCACAGATCAGGTGACCCTGTTCATTGTCTTATTTATGATTCACTCTTCTCTTGGTCTCTGGATGTTGCAAAGAGATTTCAGATTGCAGGGGCTTCTTTTCTCACTCAAAACATGTCTGTTAATACTATATACGACCATGTCCAGCATGGGAAGCTGCAAGTTCCCATCACACAAAGTCagatttctcttcctttcttgcCCAAACTTCAACATAACGACATgccctccttcttcttccctacAGATGACACTTATCCAACTTTGCTTCATGCGTTAGTTGGTCAGTTTTCCAACATCCACGAAGCTGATTGGATTCTCTGCAATTCATTCTACCACATGGAAAAACAG GTAATTGATTCGACGAAGAAGATCTTGTCCAATCTCAGGACCATTGGGCCATGCATAACATCCATGTTATTAAAGAAGACACTAGGAAACGATGAAGATGAGGGTGGTGCTACACAATTTAGCAACGAAGAATGCATGAAATGGTTAAATGGTAAACCAAAAGAGTCTGttgtttatgtttcttttgGGTCTATGGCAGAACTGAAGGAAGAGCAAATAAAGGAAATAGCTTATGGTTTGAGGGACAGTGAAAGTTACTTTGTGTGGACGATGAGGGCCTCGGCAGAAAATAAGCTgccaaaagattttgaaaagaggTCAGAGAAGGGTTTAGTTGTAGGGTGGTGCTCCCAGGTAAAGGTATTAGGTCATGAGGCTATAGGCTGTTTTGTGACGCATTGTGGTTGGAACTCCACCTTAGAAGGCTTGAGTTTAGGAGTTCCAATGGTTGCAGTCCCATTTTGGTCTGAACAGTTCTCAAATGCTAAGCTAGTTCAAGACGTGTGGAAGATTGGAATCAGAGCTCAAGCTGATGACAAACAGATTGTGAGAAGAGAAGTGCTCAAACATTGCATACTGGAGATAATGAACACTGAGAGAGGCAAAGAGGTCAAAAGCAATGTCATGGAATTCAAGGCTTTGGCTGAACATGCTGTCAGTGAGGAAGGAACATCTCATAAAAACACTCTTGAATTTCTCAATAGCTTAGCTGCTTCAGCTCAGAAGCAGCATTGA